In Dolichospermum flos-aquae CCAP 1403/13F, the following proteins share a genomic window:
- the murQ gene encoding N-acetylmuramic acid 6-phosphate etherase, whose translation MTNFQERGHLLTEQVNPHSLNLDQLNSLELVELFNSEDQKAVAAVAAAKVQLAAAIDLAAEKLRQGGRLFYVGAGTSGRLGVLDAAECPPTFCTSPELVQGIIAGGAGALVRSSEDLEDRAEDGETAIAQRQITQLDVVVGITAGGTTPFVHGAINAARQRGAKTIFIACVPTEQVGIEVDIDIRLLTGPEILAGSTRLKAGTVTKLVLNTLSTGVMVKLGKVYGNRMVDVAVTNQKLHDRALRILQDLTSLSREAAGFLLEHSGKSVKLALLMHWTGLDQEFGKQLLASHQGNLRLAVTSCQPDIKAKNKKSQE comes from the coding sequence ATGACAAATTTCCAGGAACGCGGGCATCTGCTCACCGAACAAGTTAATCCCCATAGTCTCAATTTAGACCAACTCAACTCTTTAGAGTTGGTAGAATTATTTAATAGCGAAGACCAAAAGGCAGTAGCAGCAGTAGCAGCGGCTAAAGTTCAGTTAGCAGCAGCTATTGACCTCGCAGCAGAAAAACTGCGTCAAGGTGGCCGTTTATTTTATGTGGGTGCAGGGACAAGTGGCAGATTAGGAGTATTAGATGCTGCCGAGTGTCCACCTACTTTCTGTACTTCCCCAGAATTGGTACAAGGGATTATTGCTGGTGGTGCGGGAGCATTAGTCCGCAGTTCCGAGGATTTGGAAGATCGAGCGGAAGATGGCGAAACGGCGATCGCGCAACGACAAATCACGCAACTGGATGTAGTCGTCGGCATCACGGCTGGGGGAACAACGCCTTTCGTTCACGGTGCCATTAATGCAGCGCGTCAACGGGGGGCTAAGACTATTTTTATAGCCTGTGTTCCCACAGAACAAGTCGGTATTGAAGTTGATATTGATATTCGTTTATTGACAGGACCAGAAATTTTAGCTGGTTCTACTCGCTTAAAAGCGGGGACGGTGACAAAATTAGTGTTAAATACCCTTTCGACTGGGGTAATGGTTAAACTAGGTAAAGTGTATGGGAATCGCATGGTTGATGTCGCTGTCACGAATCAAAAATTACATGATCGCGCTTTACGGATCTTACAAGACTTAACTAGTTTAAGTCGAGAAGCAGCCGGGTTTTTACTAGAACATAGTGGTAAATCGGTTAAATTGGCATTATTAATGCACTGGACTGGTTTAGACCAAGAATTTGGGAAACAACTACTAGCCAGCCATCAAGGCAATCTTCGACTGGCTGTAACTAGCTGTCAACCAGACATAAAAGCCAAGAATAAGAAAAGTCAGGAATAA